Part of the Pseudomonas sp. M30-35 genome is shown below.
CCAGCACACGGACACCGCCTTGCTTGATAAAGCTCTCGGTAAGCGCCGCAATGAAACCTTCGGTATCGTTGACCGCTCGCCAATCCGGGAAAATCAGGCCGTGCTTGAACTTGCCAGCAAGTGTCGGCTCGAGATCGGCGATATCGTCTGAATCCAGCTCTTCAGACCTAAAACCCAGGGACTTACGCAATTCAAGGTGCGGTCGCTCATGAACGATGCCGTCGGCGGAGTCGAAGACCTCGATAATCGGGCGTTGACCGAGCAATGATTTGTCTGCGCAAGCCTCCAGCAAAGGTGCATAGTCTTCGTAGGCATGGCTGGTAAGGGTGGTCATTGCCTGGGCGATCTCGACAATTTTCGAGTGCCGGGCACAGGCAATAAAACGCAGGAACCAAGGCAAAATTCCAGGCAATGCGCTGGGTCGTAGCGCCAGCGGACCCTTCTGATTGAGCAACCACGCTGGGATTTTCTTGAGGATGCCCGGTTTGGACAGCGGGATGACCTCGCTGACGGCCATCTGGCCGCAGCTCCACTTGGCCGTGCTATCACCCGGCGCAGCGGGGTCGATCAAGGTGACCTGAAAACCTTCGCGTTGCAGGTAAAGGGCGCAACAGACGCCGACGATACCGCCGCCAATTACAACTGCTACGCCAGAAACTGCTTGTTCTGGGACGGGTAACTGCGCTTCGCTCATAAAACGCTCTCTTTGAAAAAACGCGGGATTGTCAAAATTTTCAGAGTAAATCCTTCCCCGTCACGGCGTTACTGGTCGACAGATTTACTCTGTCGCGCTTCATGATCCAGGCATAGGTATTGATGCAAATAAAGGCTTTTCGTTTCCACAGTGCTTGCGCTGAAGCCACCACACCGCCCGACACATCGGGCGGTGTGGTGCAAGATCACCCCTGAAGCAACTCGAGCTCCTTGCGGAATCTTGCTTTCTCATCATCAGTAAGAGGTTGTAGAGGCATGCGCGCATGACCCACATCAAAACCGGCCAACTCACAGCCGTACTTGACCTTCTGAATAAACTTGCCGCTTTCAAGATTGTTCATCAACGGGAACATGGAGCGAATGATTTGCTGTGCACCCGCCAAATCGCCCGAGGTGTACTTGTTATAGAAAGACACGATGTGCTCGGAAAGAAAGTTGGCAGGCGCGCAAATCCAGCTTGTCGCACCCCACAAGAAGAAGTCCAAAGCCTGGTCATCCGAACCGCAGGAAAGCTGGATTTTGCCTTTGTAGTTCTCTCCAATCTCAACAGCGCGCAGCAAGTTGCCGCTGCTTTCCTTGATACCGATAACGCGGTCATGATCTTTTAAGGCGTCGAGGACGCTAAAACCCACTTCGATATTGGTACGCACCGGGTAGTTGTAAAGCACGATATTCACGTCAGGCACAGCATCCAATACTGCTTGATAGTGACCGATCAGCTCTTCTTGAGTAGGCAGCGAGTAAAACGGCGGTGCCACCAGCAAATTGCTGTAGCCCGCGTCGCGCGCTTGCTTGACCTGCTCGATAACCTCGCGGGTGCAGGCACCATTCGCACCAGCGATCAACAGGCCGCGGCCAGCGACAGTCTCGCGCACGGTTGCCAGAACCTTGCGCCGCTCATCATTGGTCAGCGCATAGGACTCACCGGTAGTACCCAGCGGAACCAGTCCGCTGACGCCAACCTTGAGATGATGCTCGACCAGTGCGGCCAGGCGTTCGTGGTCGACTGCACCATTTTTGTCGAAGGGGGTAACCAGGGCAGGCATAATGCCTTTAAGTTGCTGCATGGATATATCTCCAATGAGGTGGGTGTTAGTACGCATAGCGACGCAGTAGACGGCCCTCGACCACACCGACCAGACGAGTGAGCGGGAACGCCACGAGGAAATAGATGACGGCAACGGCGGAGAGAAACTCCACTGGGCGCGCCGTGCTGTTTGATATGTTCTGGCCGATGAACATCAGGTCGGCGATCCCTACCGAAGAGATCAACGCGCTCTCCTTGAACAGGCTCACCACGTTCGATAGCAGCGGCGGAATGGAGCGCAGCAAAGCCTGCGGAAAAACCACGTAGAACACTTTAATCCGCGAGGTCAGGCCAAGTGCCGTGCAGGCGTCATGCTGCTCACTGGCGATTGACTTCAGGGCGCCGCGAAAGGTCTCGCTGGTGATTGCAGCCATATACAGCGTCAGCGCAATCACTACCGATACGTACGGCGGAATATTTACCCCGAGCACAACCGGAAAGCAAAAGAACACCCAGAACAGTTGGATCAGCAATGGCGTGCCGCGGAAGAACTCCACATAAAGCGCGGTCGGCCATTTCAGGATTCGAAATTTAGAAATGCGCAGCAAGCTGACCAAGAAACCCGCCAGACTGCCAATCAAGGCACAGCTCAGGGTGATGGCAAGAGTCAACCCCAAGCCTTTTAGCAGCACATGCCAGTAGGAAAAAACGATGGAGAAATCGATGGTCATCATGACGTTATCCTCAGCGCGCAGTCGCGGCGTCCTGACGCCGCTCGATGGCATTCACCAGTTGAGCGATTGGCAACGACATGGCGAAATAGATCAGGGCTATCAGCGAGTAGGTTTCCAGTGGCCGGTAAGCTTCAGTGGCGAGGCTCTTGCCCACGTACATCAAGTCGCCAACCGCGACGATGGCAACCAATGCTGTTTGCTGCAGACTGCCAATACCATTGGTCATAAGTACCGGCAGCGCAGTGCGCAGCGACTGGGGTAACACCACGTACAAGGTGCGTTGCCAAGGGCGCAGGCCTAAGGCGACGCAGGCATCCAGATGCTCGCGCGGCACGGTCTGCACACCAGCTCGGTATGCCTCAGCGTTGAATGCAGTGAGGTTCAGGCCCAGCGCCAGAAAGCCCATGAAGATCGGATCGATAAAGACATTGAACAGTATCGGTACGCAGTAGAAGAACCAGACGATCTGCAGCAGCGCCGGTGTGCAACGAAAGAACTCAATGAACAACTGGGCTGGCCAGCGCAGAAAGAACCAGCGGCTCATGGTCAGCAGGCACAGGCCGAAGCCCAGCGTCAAACCCAGCACGTTGGAGACAAAAGCCAGTTCCAGGGTTACCTTCAAGCCCTCCCAGAGGGCAGGCAAGCTGCCACTTAGGAAATGAAAGTCGAATTGATAGTTCATGGCGTCGCCCCTCAGTCCAAGTGCAGAACTTTTTCCAGAAATTCCCGAGTCCGGGCTTCCTTGGGTTGCTTGAAGATCTGCCCCGGCGGCCCCTGCTCAACGATCTTGCCGTTGGCGCAGAACACCACCCGGGTGGCGATATCGCGGGCGAAATGCATGTCGTGGGTGACGATGATCATGGCCATCTTCTGCTCGGCCAGCTGTAGCATCACGTTCTGCACCTCGATAACCATTTCCGGATCGAGCGCAGAAGTGACTTCATCGAACAGCATGAGCTTGGGTTCCAGCATCAAGGCACGAGCAATGGCCACGCGTTGCTTCTGGCCGCCGGACAACTGGCTCGGGTAGGCGTGCAGTTTTTCTTCGAGACCGAGACGCGCGAGAAAAATACGAGCACGCTCTGTGGCTTCGGCCTTGGACAGACCATGAACCTTGACCGGCGCGAGGATCAGGTTGCCCAGCACCGACATGTGCGGAAACAGGGTGTAGTGCTGAAACACCATGCCAATCTGGTTCTGCAAGCGCGCATCCAACGATTTGCCGCGAGCCATGCTTGGGCTGATATAGGGTTTGCCCTGAAAGTTAATGGTCCCGCGCTGGATACCTTCCAGCCCCATCAGCACCCGAAGCAGCGAGCTCTTGCCGCTACCACTCGGACCGATGATCACTAGGCGATCGTCGGCGCGCATGTCCAGATCAAGCCCATCCATTACGACCAGGTTTTCACCATAGGACTTACATACATCGCGTAGCTGGATAAAGTCACCAGAGACTGAATCGCAGACGAGTTCAGCTTGTGGCTGGGCAGCCACCAGATAAGGCACTTTCATAAAACGTTCTCCAGGAGAGCGTCCGGCTAGCGGACGCTATCGAGAGTCATCAGGAAATCACTGCGAGGATTTTTCAGCGGCGTTGACTTCGACGGAGGCCTTGTCGACCAGAGCGGCGATTTCGCCCGTTGCACGGCGTTGGGTCAGGTAGATGTTCAGTACCTGCAAGTCTGCGAAGCTGATATCACGACGCAAACCGAAGGCAACACCCTGCTTGGCCAGAGCCGGAGAAGGCAGAACCTCTTTGCTCCAGTCCGGGTTTGCGAGAGCGAACAGGTGATTGGTGTCGCTGGCGTCGACCAACACATCCGCCCGACGCGACATCAACGCCAGGCGCGTTTCATCCATTCCTGGTAAACGCATGATCTTGGCGTTTTTGACCACCGCAGAAATAGCCTTGTCTGCCGCGGTGCCCGACATCACTGCAAAGGTGACACCGTCCTTGTCATAGTCGGCCACAGAGTCACCGGCACCCGCCAGCTTGGGATTTTCCTTATTGATAAGGAGCGATATCTCGTAGCTAGTCGCTTCTGTGGAGAAAGCGACGGCCAAGGCACGCTCTGGCGTCTGGTTAAGCGCCATTGCCAGATCCCACTTGTCGCTTTGAACACCCGCGACGATGTTGTCCCAACTGGTGTCAACAAACTCAACCTTGACCTTCAGCACCTTTTCACCGAAGTCACGACACAGGTCCACGAAGAAACCACTGTATTGGCCGGAAGCCACGTCGCGCATCACATAAGGAGCTGCGACTGCGGCTCCACAACGGAGCACACCTGCCTTCTGAACACCTTGCCAAAGTTGAGAGTCCGCCGCCTGAGCGGGCACTACAGAGAGCAATGAACCGATTGCAGTAGCGCAGGCGATTACATTGCGAATTGAGCGAAAGGAAAACCGAGCCATTGTGAACCTCACCTATAACGTTGTTTTTGTTGGCAGAAGTACAAGCAACCGATTACGCGCTTTTTATAAGACACTCATTCAGCGATGTGTGCAGCGCTGTATACAGACTAGACTTGAGTAAAAGTGAGTGTCAACACGCTGAGGAGATTTTTTTCAAAACAATGACCGAACGGTCGAGCCCATTACGAAGAATGGCTCGACCGTTTCGAGGAGAAATTGGTGGGAAGAAGAAGTCGCTTAAAGGGCGTGCTGCAACGCTTCTAGAAAGCGCTCAAGAATAAGGCTCTGCCGACACCCTTTGCGGGTCGCTACGGCCAGCTTGGCATCGAAGAACAGTCGCTCGGGGCTCAAAGGTGCCATCAACCCTTTTTCAACCCAGATCGAGGCGTAATGCTCCGGCAGATAGCCGATATAGCTACCGGTCAAGATGAGAAAAGCGATCCCTTCGCGATCGGTTGCAGTTGCGGCAAAGTTGAGTAATTGGTGGAGGCCGATGGCCTCTGCAGTCATGCGGTAGCTGGGAACCACTGCATCGGCAGACCTCAACTCGTCATTACTCACCTCACTGGCACGCCCGAAAAACGGGTGTTCGTGGCTGCAGTACAGGTTCGATCGTTCCTCATAGAGCACGCTGTAGTCCAAACCCGACAACGGCGAAATCATCGGTAGAGCCCCTACATGCAAGCGGCCATCCAGCAGCCCTCGCTCAATCTCACCGGGCGTACTCATGCTCAGATTGATCTTAACGCCCGCGCCCTGGCCACGCACAGCCTTGAGAGCCCGGGTAATGCGCATCTTGGGCTGGGTCACCAAATTGTTGACGATGCCGACATTGAGGTCTCCACGCAGTTGCTGGTGCATTTCATTGACCTCGCCGCGAAACCCCTCAATGGCAACCAGCACCGATTCACCAGCACGCAAAACCTCACGCCCCTCGTCAGTCAAAGCAAAGCCCGCGCGCCCGCGCTGGCATAGGCGCATACCCAAACGCTTCTCCAGATCACTCATATGCAGGCTGATCGCAGATCGACTGATGCCCAGCGCGCTCTCCGCTGCGGTGAAGCTACCGCTCTCGGCCACCGTCTTGAAAATACGCAGCAGGCGCAGATCGAAGTCGCTGACCTGGCTCAGGTGAGGTTTTTTAGGCATACGTGAGTATTTCCATATTTAAACGTAACAATATATAGATTTAACTCACCATTTAATTAAGTACAAGCTGAGCGCAACTTCCATGCACCAGTGATTGACGTCATGAACTAGCGCCTGCACCACTATCGCTTGCCTGCTCACACCCAGCCTAGAGAATTGCCGCAACGGACAAGATCATGCTCCACGATCGACGATATTCTGGCCCGCGACCTCAGCCTGATGATCAACTTTAGCAAGATGCTCAAAGCTTTCTCGGCCACGCTTCGCCCTAATTTCAGGCGAAGGTTTGGCTCTGTGGAAGACCCGTACCCTATCGCGCGTGATACGGATCTGAGTCGAACAACTCTCTGCCCTGCTACTGCTTAGGTTGCCAAGCTGTTGAGCTAGCCGCCGCCTTGAACTTAGCGCGATTTTCCGGCGTGGCCGGTGGTTCGGAGTCACCAAAAACTGCCTTGAGCCAGTGCCCATCGGTAGGGTTCGGGAAGAGAATGAACTTACGACCGAACTGCTCTTTATCCTCAGTCATTAGTTCCTCGCGTTGCTTGACGTCAGCAACGTAATACTTGCGCTTGAAGTCATTGAGATTGTCGCCGAGCATCACGACCACCTCATAATCTTTGGCAATCTCTTTTTGGCGTGGCTCTTTGTTGGAACTGTCGCGATAAACCGTCAGGTGCTGCTCATCAGCAAAAGGCAGTTTGTTCTTACGTAGATTTTCCAGGGCGTAGTTAAAGGTGTTTTCGCCTTGATCACGACTGGTGACATAGAAAATCTCTACCCCCTTCGACTGCGCATAGTTCAAAAAATCCAGCGCTCCGGGTGTGGCGACAGGGCCGTTATCAGCAACCCATTGGTCCCAGGCATTGTCGTCGAAAAACTCTTTCCCCGAGTTGATCATGTAGCCCCAATAACTGATGCTACTTAGAACGGTATCGTCCAGATCGCTGATAATAGCTAAAGGGCGATCACCGTCCTTGTGAGCTTGAAGGGCTTGATCAAGGTGCATTCTCGCTACGTTGAAGCCCTGATAGTAAAGCGCCTCGAACTCGGCTGCTGTTTGCTTCCACGCGACTGCGGCGGTCAAAAGATTTGAAGGGGGGCTGGCGGCCTCATCCGCAAAGGTTTGCGCCCCTTGCAGCATTAGAAACGAGAAGAAAAATGGCGTCGCTAGCTTTGTTTTTATTTTCATATTCTGACCTTTAGCTCCAGGATTGAACCGCTTGAACAAACACTGCCAAGGAGTTTTACACCACCCAGATTTACGCTCAATGCAGGTGTCGCGTTTCTAGCTCAATGAGGCGCAATCCCCTACATTTCGTATTGAAATCAACGACTGGCGAATTGAGTCCTTTCTCGTTTTATAAACAGGCCTGCACGACCGCTTATGTCCCAGTGAATAATTGCGGACAGCCCAGCCCAGGCTATTCAGCTTTTGCCCTCCATTATTAACGATATAACGTCGTCACCAGCCAATCGCAATCCCTCAAGTAATTGTGCCGCCGCTACTACTCGCGGCTGTCCAACTGCACGATTCCCAGCCCGCCCCATCGATTTCTTTTTTTTAAAACCAGCTTGTAAGCTTATGATTAAGAACTACTATTTTGTGTGCAGCTTCGGCTCAGCAAGAAGCTACGCTAGTCTGCAGTTGCAGTTTTAGAGATGAGATTCCACTGGGTCTATGGCTCAATAAAGCCGTAGATGTTTTGCGATTTTGCTCTACGAAACACCCTAAAAAATTGCTGGTAGTTGCCGTGATTACGGTCCAGCAGATCAAGCCAAAAGGAGTTTGTAATGAATCTGAATGCTCTATCGACCGCAACGCTTGGGAGCAGATCATCTCCAGCCAAGTTTTGGAAAGTCAGCACCTCGTTTCTGCTTGCAGCATCCATCATAGTATCTGGTCAAAGCTGGGCAGCAGAAACAGCTAAGCCCGCAACGGATGCTACCAAAGCTGCTAATGATGCCTTGCTCAAAGAGCTGCCATTTGACGACAAGACCTCCTTCGAGTTAGCGCACAAAGGTTTCATTGCTCCCCTGCCCGCAGAGCCGATCAAAGGCGAAAAGGGCAATATGATCTGGGACCCAAGCAAATATGGCTTCATTAAAGAAGGTGAAGCCGCGCCGGACACAACCAACCCAAGCTTGTGGCGCCAATCGCAACTAATCAACATTTCTGGCCTGTTTGAAGTCACCGACGGCATTTACCAAGTCCGTAACTATGACTTGTCGAACATGACCATCGTCGAGGGCAAAGATGGCATCACTATATTCGACCCACTGATCTCCCAAGAGACAGCTAAGGCGGCGCTCGACCTCTACTACAAACATCGGCCCAAAAAACCCGTGGTAGCAGTTATCTACACGCACAGCCACGTTGACCACTACGGCGGTGTGCGCGGCGTTGTTGATGAGGCAGACGTTAAGGCTGGTAAGGTTAAGATCTACGCACCGTTAGGTTTCCTTGAACACGCTGTAGCCGAGAACGTTATGGCGGGAACAGCAATGAGCCGCCGTGCCAGTTACATGTACGGGAACCTGCTGCCGCCAGACGCCAAAGGGCAATTAGGCGCTGGGCTAGGAACCACAACATCCGCTGGTACCGTAACGCTTATTCCTCCGACCGACATCATCAAGGAAACTGGTGAAACGCACGTAATCGACGGTCTCACCTACGAATTCATGTATGCACCTGGCAGTGAAGCGCCAGCTGAAATGCTCTACTACATTAAGGAAAAGAAAGCTCTTAACGCAGCCGAAGACTCCACCCACACTCTGCACAACACCTACTCGCTGCGCGGCGCCAAGATTCGTGACCCGCTCGCTTGGTCGAAATATCTGAATGAAGCGCTGAAGCTATGGGGCGATGACGTTCAAGTTATGTACGCCATGCACCACTGGCCGGTGTGGGGCAACAAAGAAGTGCGCGAGCAGTTATCGCTTCAACGCGATATGTACCGTTACATCAATGATGAAACCCTGCGCCTAGCGAACAAGGGTTACACCATGACCGAGATCGCGGAGCAGGTAAAACTGCCGAAGAACATCGCCACAAAGTTCTCAAACCGCGGCTACTACGGTTCTCTGAATCACAACGTCAAAGCCACTTATGTTCTGTATCTTGGCTGGTTTATTGGCAACCCCGCCACATTGTGGGAGCTGCCACCTGCAGACAAGGCTAAGCGTTACGTCGAAATGATGGGTGGTGCTGATGCTGTGCTGAAAAAAGCCAAGGAGTATTACGACAAAGGTGATTTCCGCTGGGTAGCCGAGGTGGTCAACCATGTGGTCTTTGCTGAGCCGGACAATCAAGCGGCAAAAAATATGCAAGCCGATGCGCTGGAACAGTTAGGTTATCAAGCTGAGAGCGGCCCATGGCGCAACTTCTACCTCACCGGTGCGCAGGAGCTTCGCAATGGCGTACAACAACTGCCGACACCTGATACCGCAAGTCCCGACACCGTCAAGGCAATGGATCTGGACCTGTTCTTCGACTATCTGGCAATGCGCTTGAAAGGGCCTGATGTTGCCGATAAGCACATCACTCTCAACCTTGACTTTACCGACCTCAAACAGAAGTACACGCTTGAGATGGTAAATGGTGTGCTCAACCACACCGAAGGCATGCAGGCCAAGAACCCCGACGCTACCGTTACCTTGACGCGTGACACGCTTAATAGCGTGATGCTTAAACAGACCACGCTAAAAGATGCGGAAAGCTCAGGCGACATCAAAATCGAAGGTGACAAAGGCAAACTCGAAGAGTTGATGAGCTACATGGATGACTTCGATTTCTGGTTCAACATTGTGACGCCATAACACTTTAAGTGAAGGAAGTTGTTCAAGGCAGGCCATTGGATTTATTCGATGGCCTGCTTTTTTATGTGGACGAGAAAGCATAGGGATATTTCGATACAATGCCGGTGGCCATTGATCGACCACGCCTCACCAACCACAGCGTAGCCCCACATTATTCTTGATAAACTGACGCTCCTAGTTTTAATATTGCAGGTTGTAGCCGGCCTGTCGGTATTGATTTGCTCGTTAACCCTCCCGCCAGAACAGCAAACTCAACTGAGACAAATCACCGTATTTACAGGTACTCCCTGAATTGTCCCGTCGCTTCAGTGCCGCGCCCATGATGGATTGGGTTGATACAATTTAAATATCTAGCAATTTCAGCAGGTTAGAAATTCAAACTGTTTTGCTGTAGCAAAATTCAAGCAAGGGAGAACACGGGCTTGCTCCACCATTTGCATTCGACCTGACCAGTTATTTGCATCAGATTAGGCCTGCACGATCCGTGGATATGATCGACCGAGATCGGCCAAAAGCAGCCGCTCAGGATTGGAGTCTTTCGACCCTTTGCAGCCATCGTAGACGCTTCAGTGACCGTAAACGGAGAGCAATCGGGAAATGACTACCCCACTTTTGAACCTCAAGGCGACGCAGTTTTCTCCTTCACATCATAGTTTTTTTTCTTCGCAAAGACTCCGCCAACGACTGTCGGCTCTATAAATAAAATCTTTCTCTTGCTAGCTCCAGGACCATAGGGCTGCATTCGAAAGTGCCCCTTCCTCCAATGTGTACGTTTTTCTTTTACATTTCTCGCGTGATCAAATCCCGCGTCAGACTCATAGATGACATTATCCACTGGACTAATTACAACTCTGTCATAGGTCTTCCGAAGCTTATCTTCAAACTTGCGAATTTTGCCTAGGCCTTTCAATGAGGTTATTTTTTTTCTAAGTTCCTTTCGCTCATTGAAAGCAGTATCGCGATATTGCTTGCAATTAATAAATAATAGAACCTTGGCCATGTGATTTAATGTTTCAGATAAATATCTAATATCGCCTGTAAAGTCATCGTCATGGCCGTACTTTTCCTCGACGCTACTGAGCTCTTGCTTTATTGTTCGCATCCCATCCTGTATGTAAAATCCTTGCACTCGCAGTGCGTCATCTTCCACATGTGATTTACCCAGTGGCGAGCCGGTAAACATCAAATCCAGAATCCTCAACGGCTTGTTCACATCCACCATTGGGCTATCAGTATAACGCTTCATCTCTACTGAGCCCGGATCAATCTGGGTTTCACTTATATAAACTCCTTCAAGTATGTGCTCATGCGTAGATTCGTTATATACTTTTAGTGAGGAGTTCCGGCTCTCTGTGAACTCGATGTAGCAAGTTTTAAATGGAGGGCGGAGGTAATCTACTGGAACGTCATCGCCAATCTCTGTCTGTTCCAAAATCTCGTCGAGAAAATTTGATGTCGTCAAGATGTTGCCATCTTGGCGCCTGAATTTGTAAGAGTAGAGCGTTGTGCTTAGGGCGATTCCCGCCATATGGTCAGTTAAGTTGTCGGAGCGATACAAAGAAAATATATCAGGTCGGAGCCTCATTATCGTCTGTGTTAAGTAGTCTATCGAACAAGTTTCAATATCCAACCCGGTGAAGACCTCGTCGTACACTTGGTCCCTCGCCCGCGTGCTCATCTCAGTATATTTTGAACAGGTGATCCTCACCGGATGTGGCAATTTGTATGTGATGTCCATATTCTTCCAATCTACCAGTTAAATAAATGAAACTCTATCGGGTTCGGACAACGCCGAACAAATGAGATTATCACATTACGGAATTCGAATAGCCTCATAGGATGACACTAAGGGTTCTGGCGTCGGGCACAGCATTAGTTCGGATTTTCAGCGGATACATTTCCATACGCCTTCTTCTAGTTCAAGACTCTCATCACAAACATAAACAAGCGACTCGCAATGGCTTTTTTTGGCCGATTGCTGTTTGTCGCGAAGGGCAGTCTCCGAGCCAAAGCTGACGTAATGCAATGGACGCCAGGGCCGAAAGGCGCGGTCATCCAACACGCCAGCTTTCGCAAGCCATCTCAGCCCCTCAAGCTCAAATCAGCGCTGCGAAGCGACAATGCATCAACCTTTTCTGAATGCCTCTAAGACGCTTTCGTACACATATGGCAGGTACGCCTATCGCTGCGCAATAGTTCACTATTTAAAAGCTTAAGTCTTCTAAATGCACCCTATTTATAGAAGTCTGGATAAAAAATACTGATTGGATTTCCGACGCTTTCAGGATCGTCAATGGCCTTCCTTCCTTGGTTAGCAATTTCTGCTCGATATGTTTGAAGTTTTGGGATTAAAGAGTATATGTCGGTAGTGTCAAAGATAAGTTTTCTGAATTGGTTTACATCAAAAAGAAGGCGGTCACTTTTTCTAATAATTTGTACTACCGGGAGCCTGAGTGCATGTCGCAGCGCTACCTCATAAAAAACGTTAGGGTTTAAATATGAAAGGTCTGCAATCGCAAACTTGGATCTCTTGAGATACTCTAGCACCTGAGTGGTGATCATGCCTGGATCACCAATGTGATCCGCACGAACTACGGTCAGCCCAAGCTCTTCTAAAGCGAGTTGGACCAATGACGACATAAACAAATCAGCATGCTTCCGTTCAATGCTTTCTTCTGAACCTATAGGCGTGATGTAAAAGCAAATTTTAGACCACTCTATAGTGTCTTCCTTTGAGCTTAATACTCCTGCTACTTGCGGGGAATTAACCATCTTAGAAAATGAGGCGTCGGCCGTTTTTTCGGTCACCTCATCAATAACCTGATCTATAGATATTAGCGTCCCTGCGCCTTCGAGTGTTCTAAGTAGATCAAGGCCTTTTACATTAACGATGAAAGTGTCTACGAGTAATAGGGGACATACGAGTAATAGCGGACACCCATTAGCCGGTCCTGCGTCAATATCCAAAGTTTACCCGCCCTGCTTTTTAACAGCAGGGTGTTTTCCTCGTTAAACCTGAACAGTTGAACCGGTCGAGTCCGTTTCCTCGCCTGTGGCTACGACCGAGTCGCGCCAGTCACCCATATGGATCAAGCGGTGGTGATTCTTTGTAGTACCGCCCTGGCGGTAATCCGCCCCAGAGAAACGTTGGTGCCGCCAATGTGTCCAAAACGTGTCACAGAACCGTGGCTCATGTAAAAAATACACGTCCAGTCTCTACGGGCTCACTTGGCAGACGACTCGGGTACAACACACTCAGGCGGTGACAGCAGACCTCCACTCAGACCCGTTGGCTCATCCTGCCCAGTCCCCGAATTGGCTGATCTGCTCTCACCTTATTCACCCCTTAGGCGAAACAGCGTTTGGCATCGAAAGGCTGTTTTTCCTTCAGGATGTGGTAGCTCGCACGCGCCAGTTTGTGCGCCAGCGCCTTGGTAGCAACCACGTTGTTGGTTTTGGCTTTCTTCTTCTCGAAAAAGCGTTTGGCGTCTTCACTGAAGCGCCGGGCAAAGTTGGCCACTTCGATAAAGGCCCAGATCAAATAGGCATTGCCATTCCTGGTGTTGCCTTCACTCTTTTTCTTGCCGTTGGAATAATGAGCGCTATCCACGCAGCGAGCATACGAAGCAAAGTTGCCGACGTCGGCAAAACGCTCAATATTGCCTGTCTCTAGCATGATCACGATCGCGAGCACTTCGCCGATCCCTGGCATCGACTTAAGCAATGCGAACTCCGGGCGCAGTCGGGCGCCTTGTAGCAGTCTGGCTTCCAGGCACCCTATTTGGCTATTGAACGCCTCAATGATGGCGACGTTGGCTTTCATCGCCAGAGCCACATCGGGTGGCAGGCTCAGCCTGTCTACCGATGCGGCTGACAGGCGTTTGACTGCAGCGCTACTCAGTCGGCAACCCAGCTGACGAGCCATGATGTTTTCCACCGCCAGGATATGTTGAGTCCGGCTGCGTACTAACTGAATACGTTTACGGGC
Proteins encoded:
- a CDS encoding FAD-binding oxidoreductase, which codes for MSEAQLPVPEQAVSGVAVVIGGGIVGVCCALYLQREGFQVTLIDPAAPGDSTAKWSCGQMAVSEVIPLSKPGILKKIPAWLLNQKGPLALRPSALPGILPWFLRFIACARHSKIVEIAQAMTTLTSHAYEDYAPLLEACADKSLLGQRPIIEVFDSADGIVHERPHLELRKSLGFRSEELDSDDIADLEPTLAGKFKHGLIFPDWRAVNDTEGFIAALTESFIKQGGVRVLGEVKRIVELSGIATGVELSNGARYPASQVVVAAGTGSRKFFDQLGVNIPLAGIAGYQAVLPNPGVEFRHSVIYADGGFCFSPMTRGLQIGGTIEFAAANAEPNFKRADIILEKAKNILPQLQTGDVEYGIGYRPFLPDTKPVIDRSARLPNVFMAFGHGQLGLTLGATTGRLIADLVAGRPTPQDLTPFSANRFSLIGGLT
- the dapA gene encoding 4-hydroxy-tetrahydrodipicolinate synthase; translation: MQQLKGIMPALVTPFDKNGAVDHERLAALVEHHLKVGVSGLVPLGTTGESYALTNDERRKVLATVRETVAGRGLLIAGANGACTREVIEQVKQARDAGYSNLLVAPPFYSLPTQEELIGHYQAVLDAVPDVNIVLYNYPVRTNIEVGFSVLDALKDHDRVIGIKESSGNLLRAVEIGENYKGKIQLSCGSDDQALDFFLWGATSWICAPANFLSEHIVSFYNKYTSGDLAGAQQIIRSMFPLMNNLESGKFIQKVKYGCELAGFDVGHARMPLQPLTDDEKARFRKELELLQG
- a CDS encoding amino acid ABC transporter permease, which produces MMTIDFSIVFSYWHVLLKGLGLTLAITLSCALIGSLAGFLVSLLRISKFRILKWPTALYVEFFRGTPLLIQLFWVFFCFPVVLGVNIPPYVSVVIALTLYMAAITSETFRGALKSIASEQHDACTALGLTSRIKVFYVVFPQALLRSIPPLLSNVVSLFKESALISSVGIADLMFIGQNISNSTARPVEFLSAVAVIYFLVAFPLTRLVGVVEGRLLRRYAY
- a CDS encoding amino acid ABC transporter permease, which translates into the protein MNYQFDFHFLSGSLPALWEGLKVTLELAFVSNVLGLTLGFGLCLLTMSRWFFLRWPAQLFIEFFRCTPALLQIVWFFYCVPILFNVFIDPIFMGFLALGLNLTAFNAEAYRAGVQTVPREHLDACVALGLRPWQRTLYVVLPQSLRTALPVLMTNGIGSLQQTALVAIVAVGDLMYVGKSLATEAYRPLETYSLIALIYFAMSLPIAQLVNAIERRQDAATAR
- a CDS encoding amino acid ABC transporter ATP-binding protein, with the translated sequence MKVPYLVAAQPQAELVCDSVSGDFIQLRDVCKSYGENLVVMDGLDLDMRADDRLVIIGPSGSGKSSLLRVLMGLEGIQRGTINFQGKPYISPSMARGKSLDARLQNQIGMVFQHYTLFPHMSVLGNLILAPVKVHGLSKAEATERARIFLARLGLEEKLHAYPSQLSGGQKQRVAIARALMLEPKLMLFDEVTSALDPEMVIEVQNVMLQLAEQKMAMIIVTHDMHFARDIATRVVFCANGKIVEQGPPGQIFKQPKEARTREFLEKVLHLD
- a CDS encoding transporter substrate-binding domain-containing protein, with product MARFSFRSIRNVIACATAIGSLLSVVPAQAADSQLWQGVQKAGVLRCGAAVAAPYVMRDVASGQYSGFFVDLCRDFGEKVLKVKVEFVDTSWDNIVAGVQSDKWDLAMALNQTPERALAVAFSTEATSYEISLLINKENPKLAGAGDSVADYDKDGVTFAVMSGTAADKAISAVVKNAKIMRLPGMDETRLALMSRRADVLVDASDTNHLFALANPDWSKEVLPSPALAKQGVAFGLRRDISFADLQVLNIYLTQRRATGEIAALVDKASVEVNAAEKSSQ